The region ACATGCATACCTTTTTCCTCCTTGCCTCCAAAACTTCTTCTAGTGGTGGTCGGCCTGTGCAACGTCAAATAAATTTGTAAGGCATCAACATCAGTGAAGATCGAGATGTGGAAAAGGTGTCCTGAAAGACAGGAGAGGCACCTGTGACTTGAAGACGATATTTAGCCCAAACTCCATACACAGCATCTGCAATGCTTGCAATCTGTGGGTCACACATTGTCATCAGTTCACTCAATAGATGAAAGAAGCTTCCAGTGGAGGAAAGAGACAGAGGATAACAGCACATTATTTGAAGATGTCGAAGCTGGACTTACAGGTTCATATTTTGTAATGGCATAAACCCATCCCAAACCAACAGCTTCATAAAGTTTTCTGAATGCCTGCATAGGTGAAATCTCGTGTTATATGCTGCTTGAAAGTTGAAAGATAACTCAACAAACTCAACCTAAATTCAAGAAAATTAACTTTCGGACCTACCTATTCTATGAGAAGTTTGTATGCATCTATCAGCtacaaaaatatacataaatgtTTAGTTATGCATTCAAGCATCAAccataatagtagtatttgataAGGTTGTATGAACACTCATCAAATTTAATAGTACTACTTGTTGTGAAGGGTGAATGCCATTTCTGAGGGAGGTTTGCAACTTGCAGTTTCTAAGTTGATTTTGTCTGCACACATGAGTAGCAATACACAGGACAGCTATATCAATCATCTAGGAACGTGTGAACTACCTCAAAGCCACAAGTAAACTAGATAGGGTGTCAACCATCAGAGAGTACTAAGAGTCCATTATATAAAGATTCAACAGgaaaaagtaaaatgaaatgGAGTTGACATGAAACTAAGAGTTAGAAGTAGAAAGagtgaaacacaaaaatattaacCTCAACATCTTTCACAACAGTCCCATCTGATTGAATTGCGTGGATTCGTCCCATTACCTGTATTTGGAGGAAAATCAGAAAAAGTTAGCTACAGCAGAATCAAAAGAAGCATGTCTGTTGTAACTAACATTGCATTTCATCATTTTAGACAACCTTGGCTCATGCCCTTGAAGCCAAAAACAGATAACTCTAAAGATTCTTTTGCAAGATTGACAAAACCAAtctatatagtagtaataactAAAAAGGACAGATATCATCAGGTTAAGGGAGAAATTACAGTTTCGTAATCAAGGCCTTGATTATCCTCTGGACTGTACTCATCCGAGCTTATGTCCACGAATTTAATAGTTCTGTATCCTTCATTGCTCTCTCTCAGCACATTAACCTGATAACAACATGATTCAAGGTAAAATTCCTTTTCAAAACACTAATAAATCAGATAATATATCATGATTCGATCCAACGATCACGAAAAATATCGTTTCAACTTTGTGATTACCTCCCTCATGCATAAAGGACACTCCCCATCATAAAGCATCTTAACCTTCCAATTCTCAGATGATCCCTCCCCACTTTCTTTATTCAGAGGCTTACTATCCACAACTGATCCATTTACTGCTCGAATTGAAAATCTCACTCCtggaaatgaaaagaaaattcaaattcaaacacTGTCGAACTCTACTCTCCAAATTTACACTCCAAACTTGGTCATCGGAAAGGAAAAATCATACTATCACATATATAAACTTCGAagattttaccaaaaaaaataacatCAACAAAAAATTAAAGCCGCAAATCACTCACAGAATATTAAATCGAAAACATGTATGATATGTTCATACCCGATTTACAGCGAGGAATAGGGGATGGCTTGAGCAAAGGGATTGAAGCAGAGACATTGTGTGATGTTGGGAAATGACGAGGGACGGAGAAGAGGCGGGTGTTTGAACGTCTTCCAACAGAGATTGCTCCTCGTAACGCCATCAACGATTATTCTTGCTTTCGTATAGAGAAATGCGGTTTCAATTTCCATATTTTTGCGCTTGTGAGTTTTCTGTTGCTACCAACTGTTGTGCTTACGTGGCGCCACCGTCTTCATTCAAATGATTCGCGGTCGGCGCTGAATTCGGGTCGGGCCGTATTTGGCCCAACTTCAGATTAAAAAGGATCAAAAGTGATAATACAGAAACAATTGGGCTATTTCGCAGATAGAAAGAAGAAAACTTCCCACATCAATATACTGTGCACAAATCTCAGCAAACTGAAAAGAAGTGAAAAACATGGCGTTTTTGCTCAACAAAACCGCTCTCTCCGCACTCCGGTTCAATTCCCAGGTACGTCTATGAGCTTCGCATTTCAATTGGGTTTTTTCTCTCGTGGTGTTCAAATGTGGAAATAATCAAGCTGTCAAATTTGATGGGTTTGATATGACAATTTATACAGAAATCAAATGATTATCTGGCGCTCTCAAGGCGTGGATTTCATGTGGAGCCAGGGACTCGCGAGAAGGCGGTGAgtgatttatattttgtttcattttggtattgtatttatttttattttcttgctaGATCGTATTTCGTGTGGATAATTGGATCTGAATTG is a window of Salvia splendens isolate huo1 chromosome 3, SspV2, whole genome shotgun sequence DNA encoding:
- the LOC121794968 gene encoding uncharacterized protein At5g50100, chloroplastic-like, with the protein product MALRGAISVGRRSNTRLFSVPRHFPTSHNVSASIPLLKPSPIPRCKSGVRFSIRAVNGSVVDSKPLNKESGEGSSENWKVKMLYDGECPLCMREVNVLRESNEGYRTIKFVDISSDEYSPEDNQGLDYETVMGRIHAIQSDGTVVKDVEAFRKLYEAVGLGWVYAITKYEPIASIADAVYGVWAKYRLQVTGRPPLEEVLEARRKKKEMCEDSKVCKM